One genomic segment of Pseudomonadota bacterium includes these proteins:
- the secE gene encoding preprotein translocase subunit SecE, with the protein MARTGVAEFIKQVRQETMKVTWSSRKETITSTIVVLIMVFIASLFFLLVDSVILKLTQLIMGF; encoded by the coding sequence ATGGCACGAACAGGAGTAGCAGAGTTTATAAAACAAGTACGCCAAGAAACTATGAAAGTTACTTGGAGTTCAAGGAAAGAGACTATCACTTCTACAATAGTAGTTTTGATAATGGTTTTTATAGCGTCGCTTTTCTTTTTACTTGTTGATAGCGTAATTTTAAAGCTTACCCAGTTAATAATGGGTTTTTAG